In a genomic window of Telopea speciosissima isolate NSW1024214 ecotype Mountain lineage chromosome 5, Tspe_v1, whole genome shotgun sequence:
- the LOC122663364 gene encoding uncharacterized protein LOC122663364 gives MHNSSQTAVLGSSSASHNRVTFDNRSSTVMHDSGVAFTEIGMPSRCRSASIVRSTTTITTIVDLGSNDAIIPSPDPTNPSASRVLEGEEQEVNNDTSDSDYVAREFDDLSDSSESCDEDYEEFGSDAEEEENSKEGSNGEEEDYDAQSDIVRDPSNRIHLTVGQLFRNGQHFREVLKDYEVQECFKTLKIKNEGKKVSAICAGKGCPWKIYASRLKDGITFAIKIFTPTHTCVKLVRNKEVSARWIAGKIGSKIRSDPDMSMKTMEQLLSDQYALDTCNMQLYRAKWIALGEDSSSHKKTFRRLESYADMIMRANIGNQVAIEYQNGFQHGLVQSELFRDEYRVDRQFRRLFVCFNAWFQGFLKGCRPFLGLDGCHLKEIYGGVLVSAVSMDENNGMYPIAYGVLENESIDSWLFFLSCLHDAIGLVTPTGLPYTFMTDKQKGLIEAIAKLFPEAHHRHCCRHLYNNFKSRWGNGI, from the exons ATGCATAATAGCAGTCAGACTGCTGTTCTTGGATCAAGTAGTGCATCTCATAACCGAGTCACATTTGACAATAGGAGTTCTACAGTTATGCATGATAGTGGGGTTGCTTTTACTGAAATTGGTATGCCTAGTAGGTGTAGGAGTGCTAGTATTGTGAGATCTACTACAACTATTACTACCATTGTAGATTTGGGAAGTAATGATGCAATCATTCCATCACCTGATCCAACCAATCCATCAGCTAGCAGGGTACTTGAGGGTGAGGAACAGGAAGTGAACAATGACACATCAGATTCTGATTATGTAGCTAGAGAATTTGATGATTTAAGTGACAGTTCAGAGAGTTGTGATGAAGACTATGAAGAATTTGGAAGTGatgcagaagaggaagaaaacagTAAAGAGGGATCAAATGGTGAGGAAGAGGATTATGACGCTCAGTCTGATATAGTGAGGGATCCAAGCAATAGGATCCATTTGACAGTTGGACAATTGTTCAGGAATGGGCAACACTTCAGAGAAGTTCTGAAGGATTATGAAGTGCAAGAATGTTTTAAGACgttgaagataaaaaatgaggGTAAAAAAGTGAGTGCAATTTGTGCAGGAAAAGGGTGTCCATGGAAGATATATGCTTCACGTTTAAAAGATGGCATTACATTTGCTATCAAGATATTTACTCCCACTCACACATGTGTGAAATTGGTTAGAAATAAGGAAGTAAGTGCACGCTGGATAGCAGGAAAGATTGGGTCCAAAATTAGATCAGACCCAGATATGAGTATGAAAACCATGGAACAACTGTTGAGTGATCAGTATGCATTGGACACCTGCAATATGCAATTGTATAGGGCTAAATGGATTGCCCTAGGGGAAGATAgttcaagtcataaaaaaacaTTTAGGAGACTGGAAAGTTATGCAGACATGATAATGAGAGCAAATATTGGGAATCAAGTAGCGATAGAATATCAGAATGGATTCCAACATGGACTGGTACAGAGTGAATTATTCAGAGATGAATATAGAGTAGATCGTCAGTTCAGGCGTTTATTTGTATGTTTTAATGCTTGGTTTCAAGGTTTTTTGAAGGGATGCAGGCCATTCTTGGGCCTTGATGGATGTCATTTGAAGGAAATATATGGTGGAGTTCTTGTATCTGCTGTTTCAATGGATGAAAACAATGGCATGTATCCAATTGCTTACGGTGTGCTTGAGAATGAATCCATTGACAGTTGGTTATTCTTTCTCAGTTGCTTACATGATGCCATAGGTCTCGTCACACCTACAGGACTTCCATATACATTTATGACAGATAAACAGAAG GGTCTCATTGAAGCTATTGCAAAATTATTCCCTGAGGCACACCATAGGCATTGCTGCAGACACCTATACAATAACTTCAAGTCACGATGGGGTAATGGCATTTAA